A stretch of DNA from Dethiobacter alkaliphilus AHT 1:
TCTGTGTCAAATACAATGGGATCGCCTTTGCGTTGCGGTACGCTAACCGGAACAATTTCTTCCTGCAGCTTACCTTCGTCAATGGCCTTTACTGCCAGCTCATGGCTGCGCAGTGCCCACTCATCCTGCGGCTCACGGCCAATACCAAATTCATCGGCCACATCACCGCCATGCACACCCATATGCACATCATGAATGGCACACCACAGGCCGTCTCTCACCATGGCGTCAACCAGTTTGCCGTCACCCATGCGGTAACCGGTGCGTGCCTTCTCCATTAAATAGGGAGTGGCTGACATGTTCTCCATGCCGCCGGCCAACACGATCTCCGCATCTCCGGCACGGATCAGCGAATCCCCCAGGTTTACAGCCCTTAAACTGGAAGCACAAACCTTACCAATAGTATCGGAAGGGACTTCCACCGGCAATCCGGCTTTAATGGTAGCCTGCCGTGACGGAATCTGTCCGGCACCGGCCTGAACCACCATTCCCATCAGGGCGTAATCAATACTTCCTCCCTCAATTCCGGCCCGGGAAACTGCTTCCCTGATGACCAGCGCCCCGAGGTCTGTTGCGGACACATCCTTTATGGAACCCAGGAAGCTGCCAAAAGGAGTCCGCGCAAAACTTACAATTACTGTTTCTTTCATTCTCTCACCTCTTCTGTTTCTTTTCTGTTTTTATTTCTGTAAACAACCAACACAGGGGCATGTGCTGGCTAAACTTAGGCACACATTATTTAGATTCTGTACAACTGGTTATTTTCCTGTAGCAATATATCAAAAAAAAAAAAATTTGCAAAAATTTTAATTATGCTCTTGATAAAATTTAATTTTTCCTTTAGAATTATTGATGACTGTTTGATGTATTTCTACATTTTCCTTATGTAGTCAAACATCATTTATTATAAAATATAGTTTCTACTGTTTGGAACAAAATCCTGCCTGAAAATTCTTTTTTTTTGAATACAAGTTTTCTAAAAATTTAAAATGTTTAAAAACATTATAAACCAATGGAGGTGATAAATGTCTTTAAGTGGCAATCATTGACACCATGATTCCGGCACTGTTTCCAATACCGAAAGGAGGAGAAAATTATGAAGGAAAAATTGTACAAGAAGGAACTTATGCTTACAGTAGTTTTCGTCATCCTGCTTATGCTCATGGGGCATACCGCTTCAATTTTTGTAGCGTTTCCTGCATTAAAGAATGGAACCATGTGGGGCTTCCCCATTCATTACATTGTCCCTGTACTGACAGGGTGGTTCGGCGTCACCATCGTTTCCTGGCTAATGGCCGTATATTGCAACAAACTGGATGATGAACTAGATCAATATACCAGCGAATATAACGAGTCCGCTGCTGCAAAGGAGGAAAAGTAGATGCAGGAAGTTGCATGGCGAATAGATAATATTGCTCTTGGCTTTAGTGTTGTTGTTCTCTGCTTTGTTGTTTTCTATTTGGTTGGATGGTTATCTTCCCGTAAAACCACGGAGGTAACCGACCTTTATGTAGCGGGCCGCACCATCGGTTCT
This window harbors:
- a CDS encoding acetyl-CoA C-acetyltransferase, yielding MKETVIVSFARTPFGSFLGSIKDVSATDLGALVIREAVSRAGIEGGSIDYALMGMVVQAGAGQIPSRQATIKAGLPVEVPSDTIGKVCASSLRAVNLGDSLIRAGDAEIVLAGGMENMSATPYLMEKARTGYRMGDGKLVDAMVRDGLWCAIHDVHMGVHGGDVADEFGIGREPQDEWALRSHELAVKAIDEGKLQEEIVPVSVPQRKGDPIVFDTDELPRRNASLEALAKLPPVFKKGACVTAGNAPPISDGASALVLMSREKAEQLGVKPLASIVSQGAASAKAPYIATVPALAGKKALEKAGMTADQLDLIEVNEAFAAVALTSIKLGGWNPDAVNVNGGAIAYGHPIGASGGRILMTLLTEMKRRSARYGMATICSGAAQGEATIIKLEE